One Caldibacillus debilis DSM 16016 DNA segment encodes these proteins:
- a CDS encoding MurR/RpiR family transcriptional regulator, whose product MSSLLSRIEQNLSRLSDAERKIGQYILEHPNLVPHMTTKDLSKNSGVSESSVIRFCKSIGIGSFKSFKLELVKELTLTEMNLTDFSILHKKDGPYDLFQKVTYVNKSAIETIPASLDRKEYEKAIDLILNAEKLVFYGVGGSATAAFDGYYKFMRLGYHCTFTHDFHSLLSFIPYMGKNDVFFAISMSGKTKDVLELSRFAQRKGAKVIAITNIGKSPLYKEADIRLCTPVVESDYRIGSIPSRMTQLTIIDALYLSIFQAKGESILSQFHEARNEVVRLRR is encoded by the coding sequence ATGAGCTCATTGTTATCCAGAATTGAACAAAATTTATCGAGGCTGTCTGATGCGGAAAGGAAAATCGGGCAATATATTTTGGAGCATCCGAACCTGGTGCCGCATATGACGACCAAGGACTTGTCAAAAAACAGCGGCGTCAGCGAGTCCAGCGTCATCCGCTTTTGCAAGTCCATCGGAATCGGAAGCTTCAAATCCTTTAAACTGGAACTCGTTAAAGAATTGACATTGACCGAGATGAATTTGACCGACTTTTCCATTCTTCATAAAAAGGACGGCCCCTATGACCTGTTTCAAAAAGTGACGTACGTGAATAAATCGGCCATCGAGACGATCCCCGCCTCCCTCGACCGCAAGGAGTATGAAAAGGCCATTGATCTGATATTGAACGCGGAAAAGCTGGTTTTTTACGGTGTCGGCGGATCGGCAACCGCCGCATTTGACGGTTATTACAAGTTTATGCGGCTGGGCTACCATTGCACCTTTACCCATGATTTCCATTCCCTGTTGTCGTTCATTCCGTACATGGGCAAAAACGATGTGTTTTTTGCCATCAGCATGTCCGGGAAAACGAAGGATGTGTTGGAATTGTCCCGTTTTGCCCAGCGCAAGGGAGCGAAGGTGATCGCCATCACGAATATCGGGAAATCGCCGCTGTATAAAGAGGCGGACATCCGTTTGTGCACGCCCGTCGTCGAGTCCGATTACCGAATCGGGAGCATCCCGTCAAGGATGACTCAGCTTACGATTATCGACGCCCTTTATTTAAGCATTTTCCAGGCAAAGGGAGAATCGATCCTCAGCCAGTTCCATGAGGCGAGAAATGAAGTCGTTCGCTTGAGAAGATAA
- the murQ gene encoding N-acetylmuramic acid 6-phosphate etherase: protein MLEQLTTEKRNPNTMDIDQMSIKEILQIMNKEDQSVPIAISKEIDKIESAIQMVIDSFRRGGRLIYIGAGTSGRLGVLDAAECPPTFGTDPAMVQGIIAGGKEAFTRAVEGAEDNEQMGGDDLKAIRLTNLDTVVGIAASGRTPYVIGALKYAKSIGAKTVSISNNKNSIIGTLADVAIEVETGPEVLTGSTRLKAGTAQKLILNMISTVSMIGIGKVYKNLMVDVRPTNHKLIERSKRIIMEATGVDYETAEKFFEEAKRNVKAAITMILLNCSYDEAVEKLKKAKGFIRKTL, encoded by the coding sequence ATGCTCGAGCAACTGACAACAGAAAAGAGAAACCCGAATACGATGGATATAGATCAGATGTCCATTAAAGAAATATTGCAGATTATGAATAAGGAAGATCAATCCGTACCGATAGCCATCAGCAAAGAGATTGACAAAATTGAAAGCGCTATACAAATGGTGATTGATTCCTTTCGGCGCGGGGGAAGGCTGATCTACATCGGAGCGGGAACGAGCGGGCGGCTGGGGGTTTTAGACGCGGCCGAATGTCCGCCCACCTTCGGAACCGATCCCGCCATGGTTCAAGGGATTATTGCCGGAGGAAAAGAAGCCTTTACCCGCGCCGTGGAGGGAGCGGAAGACAATGAACAAATGGGAGGTGATGACCTAAAGGCGATTCGGCTGACAAATCTTGATACGGTGGTTGGCATTGCCGCAAGTGGAAGAACCCCGTATGTGATCGGCGCCTTGAAATACGCCAAATCCATCGGGGCGAAAACGGTAAGTATCAGCAATAATAAAAATTCGATTATCGGAACATTGGCAGATGTGGCCATCGAAGTCGAAACCGGACCGGAAGTGCTGACGGGTTCCACCCGTTTAAAGGCCGGTACCGCGCAAAAATTGATTTTGAACATGATATCCACAGTCTCCATGATCGGAATTGGGAAAGTGTACAAAAATTTAATGGTGGATGTCCGCCCGACCAATCATAAACTCATTGAACGGTCGAAGCGGATCATCATGGAAGCCACCGGGGTCGACTATGAGACGGCGGAAAAATTTTTCGAAGAAGCAAAGCGCAATGTGAAGGCGGCCATTACCATGATTTTATTAAATTGCAGCTACGACGAG